Part of the Ictalurus punctatus breed USDA103 chromosome 9, Coco_2.0, whole genome shotgun sequence genome is shown below.
ggagagctctttgcttttacccatcatgagacaccttggtaacgaaaagcctttttatagaccattaatttactaacccagttgatattaatttgcacagatagggggtataattacttatgaatTTCAACTGCCTTATCTTGcgttggagaactgctttttcttagcgttttcaatacttttttcctatgtcattccactttattacatataactttatttatggactttaatgttgtgaattctttatatgtgcggatttcttgagttaatactgatgtctggtgaaaatttcatgtgaatagcctctttggaaatatatttactgaaaaaaatggtgatgcgttcaatacttatttcccccactgtacatatAGTAACTTGCCCCTTGTTAACTAATATGGTAAGTTTAGTTCTGTAGCCTATGTGATATGGAAAAAATTGTGCtataagatcattaaaatcccaatttatctttttaaaatgaaatttagaaGGCAAAAATGACAAGCCAGAGATGACAAGccagagaaaaagaagaggtggaacatggagaaaaagagggagataTAAGAGAACAGTCAGAGATGAGTGTTGAGgtgcagggagagagagaaagagaagaggtGGAATCTGACCTGGGACAAGAAGATGTAAATGAAGCACCAGATACACAGAttgatgaaaaagaaagcaATACAGAATTTGAAAAACCTTTACTCCTGCtatttctataaatgtaaaaaataaaataccattagGTTATATTAGTAGTGtcattctcatattcattaATGTGACCACACACAGTCTATTTATAATGTCTACCAGGGCgataacacaccacacacacacacctcagacatcactcacacacacgtgcaaGCACGTGTTTATTAGGACAAGTCACTGATATCTGAGTCCTGCAAAGGGGAATATATCGGAATAATTCATAGTCATACTTGTGGTCTTCGAATATGAAAAGCAGTTCAGTAAAATGTCTAACGAATTTTAATTCTTGACTGAATGCATGCTCATCCTGGATGTAACCTGAGCTatgtatcaaacaaaaacagaatgcaaataCCAAAGCACAACAAGAGCACTCAAAGGATACATGCAAATGCATAATGCGCTAGTGACAAGCAAAGTTTGTAGATACAAGTGCTTAGAAGTCATATGACTATTACCAAACTCTGAGCTGTCATCACTTTAATTTGAGTGTGTTTTACTCACAGATTACTTTAAGGGTGTTTACACACTTGGCCCAAACACTCCCAAAACTGAAAATGACACCACTGTTCGGTGAACAAGCCCCAGACCAACAGAGGGCCATGGGTCGGGTCTCTGATCCGCTTCCGGGCTTGAAAAGTGTTCACAATTCAACAAATGCACCAAACTCTTAGGAGAAATACACAAATGTGAAAACAGACTTAATTTGGTAGTGACACCATAGTGACATTGGTTTCATACAGCACCCATAATCATAATCTACTGGGCCAAAATATTTGGTCTCTACTGATTTGTCCTATGTAATTCTGATTTCTAAATTTGGATTTGGAAACATTGCATGGTCTGAAATGAATAGAGATTAATAGTTGTTGTTACAAGTCCTTAACATGGCACAATTATCAACAGGTGATGTATGACATCTAGACTATACAGTAATGTACACATTGTATGTAcgaaaatactgaaaaaaagtgGTTGAAAGGTACACTTTACAGCCAATAACAGCTCATTTCTTGAGAGTCTTAAACCACAAGGCTTAAACCATTCTGATTTTAAAGAAGCCTTTTTCCTTCTCCGTCTCTTGGGGTTGGTTCTCTGGTGTACTCCGCCCCTCATCCTGCTTCCTTACTGAAGACCTTCGCTCGTCTCTTGAGGTGATGGGGGGCTGTTTAAGGCCGAGAAAATGCTCCATGATCCTGGCGCCGATGTTGAGAAGAAGGGCGAGCCATGCCAGTGCAAAGATGATCCACACTGCTGCTAGGCAGCGGTACACAGAGACGTTTTGCTTGTCCTGGCCATTTCCTGGCAAAAATAATACTCCACATCAGACCCTTGTACACTGGTAGGCATGTACCTAAAGACTACTAAGTAGAGTACACTTAAGAGCAAATTAATTGTTCTTTCACACATCCAGTGTAGGGATGGAACCAAATGCAGATTGAACagattatactgtatgttctaaaccatttaaaaaaacaacaacaaaaaaacaatgcaagctgaattaaaattttttttttttttaaatgttggacTCTGAGAGGCAGGTTGGTTCAAAAGACCCTTCCAGACTTCaggtttaaatataaatacagatacCGATATTTTTTGCACTAATCCAGTGGTACTCACCGACCACATAGTCTCCAAAGCCAATGGTGCTGAGTGTTATGAAGGCGTAGTAGAAGCCCTCTCCATATGACCAGCCCTCCACGTAGCTGAAGATCACCGGTGGGAAGATCAGGAAGAGCAGACTGCCCATGAGTAGGAATAAAGCCACGGCCAGCACCTCCACACACTGCTGCGCTCAAAACATCCACATCTTCTGAGAAGGAGCTATACTGAAGTCTTCATTGTACATAACTATGTAGTATATGACTGTGTATCAAACAATTGTGTCCTAAAAACCATCTATGTGCCTTTTGATGATGACGACAGCCATTATATAACCACTCTCAAAAGAATATGTATATTTCACATGGAATCATGAATATACTTTTAAAATCATTATGGTATTTGAGGATGATTATGCAATTGGAGTTCCATTGGTGCCCCACTGATATGATATATTTACCAATATTTAtgtaaaattaagaaaaaaaatatattttaaacatacaATCCCCtcagaaactattggaacagcaaggccaattctttgtagactgtagactgaagacatttgggtttgatatcaaaagatgaatataagaagagagtttagaatttcatcttttatttccgggtatttatatgtatatatgttaaatgacattttgtatcagaccacccaatttgtaggtaaGTAAAAATATTGGAGCAtgagactgacaggtgtttcttgttatccAGGTATGTCCTGTTAGacagactgtttaaacaataaatagcccTGAACATCTCAAAcattggtttgagccctggatTTCatctgtgaaaactgcatttgttgttaaaaaggataagccaacatgaagatcagagagctgtctatgggagaaaagcaactgagaaaagagggaaaatcaatcagaggcattgcacaaacattgggcataataaaacaacaatttgATATGTcctgcaaaagaaagaaaccactggtgtactaagtAACAGACACAGAAtggggtcggccaaggaaaacaacatcaGCTGATGTGAGAAACatagctgcttctggaacaggttcattaatctttattgatgatgtaattgATCATGATGGTagtagcagaatgaattcagaagttgaCAGAAGTTGAGGTtttgtctgccagtttacagagaaatcaaattaatcaggaggaactttatcatgcagtaAGACAAAGATTCAAAATTCTTTACCAAAGGAttttatcagggggaaaaatTGGAAGGTTTTGGACTGGCCAATTTAATTCCCAGACCTTAACACAGCTGAGCAGTATTTCAgagagaaaccccccgaaacaaacaacaactgaaagaagctgtggttaaaaacctggaaaaacatcacaaaacaaaaaatcaacaatttggtgatgtcagtgagttgcaggcttgatgcagttattgcaagcaagggatatgcaactaaatattaagtgttatttattttaatttacttgaatacttatctgttcctatacttttggtcacctaaaaattgggtggtctgatacaaaagcttctatgttttatgttgtttaagacatctagatgtaaataccaggaaataaaagctgaaatactaAACTCTTGTCTTTTGCTTTCTACTGCAGTTATACCACAGAATgatcgaatctgattggtcagaatgtgtgcataattttatatatgtataaaagcACAGTCtacagtgtgttattccttacttgatgtgtgaatccatttaaaATCTCATGTTTGAAATGTCCTTTTTCATGAGTCATCCACTACTGATTATGAACAATGTACATTTTAGCCCCACAACATTCACCGAATCCTGTTACTTGAATACATTCATTCCTTATGAAACATTtggaatattctaaaagaaaTTGCATCATCCAAAATTCCCGAAGAtcacgagaagaagaaaaaattaagttctctctttattttttattataatgtaatattgATTGATGAGCTCACTTTGAAAGTACAACACTGCTACCCATATTATAGACTGAAAGttagttattaataaaaaacaaaagtaagTAAATCATTGGAATGTCTCTAATGTCCTTATGCAATTATCATGGATGCTATTTaaccacattttgtgtatttgctaattctacacaaaaaaaaaacaacccacccTCAAACCTGTTACTTTCAACCCTGTTCGTTgtcatttaagagcaaaatgccaTTTtcggtaagaaaaaaaatgacatcgaCTGAGATGGGTTAACACAAGTTCTAAAtggttaaatgcatgttttattagattcaatgttgaaaaaatattttaaaagtaataCATAATTTTTAAGAGCTAAATGGCACTCAATTGTTGCACCTGTAAATCGAACCGTTGTAGCACCTTTAAATAGCATTTACACTAAAGCTTTAAAGATACAAGGCATATACCTCACCAGGTAAAAGGATACATAATAAAGGTATGAAAGATGCACCCTTGAGGGTAGCACCCCAGAGACAAATATATAAAGGAATGAAGCTGGGGTTAGAGTAGACGGTCAGCCATCATAAAGTGCTCTGGAGCTTTTGAGAGTTAAAAGCCTCTAAATCTTTTCAGCAGTAGCCCAGAGCCTTGACCATTGTGTTCTGCTACTGTACTCTGACTCTAGCATTTCTACTAAAATCAGGATTTCCAAAAATATATCTACAGGCTACATTCTTAGACAAAATTAAGGTTCCTCAATTGCTATTTGAATGCGTTCTCTAGAATGTACAAAACAATCCCTTAGGCTTCTACAAGGCTCGTTCAAAGATTCCTCTAGTAGGACACATCAAATAACCCTTTAGGCTGCTAGACACCTTTTCCCCTGCCAAAACTCTATTATAGTGAGTAAAGTGAGATTTTAACAATGACTAGGATGTCAAATTTTTAGAGAAAGGTTTTGAGTAATACCTTGTGAGGCACCATTGACATCATCCTGTTCTCCAGGCGTCCCAGATGAAGGCTGAGACACTTGCTAAGCTGGTTGAGGAAGGCCAGGTTAAGGGGGATCCCACACAGGGcgtaaaacacacagaaaacctGCCCTGGGTATGTGGTGGGTGAGAGATTTCCATAGCCTTTGGAAGGAGCACAATATCCACATTAATTTTTACAATCATAAGCATGCTTCTCTGATTTGGTCAAGTCCAACTCAACAACAACTCAACAGACCATGTATGGTAGATCAGCATAACCCGGTCAAATAGATATTAACATTTAACTTGCCTATAGTGGTGACAACTGTCCCTGCAAAGAAGAAAGAACTGCCAAAATCCCAGTTACTCGGGTTAGTGGAGTTTCCTGAAGGGTTCACACCGCTTTCCCTTGCATCTAAAATCACCTGCAGCAAAACAATACAGTAATCCAAAGTGCTCCATAGAGTTTTCAGGACAAATCAAAACATGTGAGAACTAAGACATGCATACATTTCGACTGGTAATAATGACCTTTACAAACTTCTCCAAGGCTGGTCCATCCAGGCAGGTGTAATTAGCCAGAAAGTTGAGTTTGTCCATTTGAAATTGGTTGCGATTTTGGCTCTCAGCCTCTTTCTCAAGCAACTGGAAAACGGTGGCCCCCAACAGCAGGTAGGTAAATTGAGACAGGGCCAGCAGAGTGGTCCAGCTAAACCTCGCACCTGTGACCTGGAGCTGAGCCATGTATGCTCACAAGCATGAGAGACACACAGCCCAGAGATCCGGCTGTGAATCAGATAACTctcaatctaatctaatctaacgTAGGATTTTGTCCAGTATAGTCCTTAAACCTTCTTGGTTAAAATAAATCTTATGATCAGACAGTATTATGCactaaaaatgcaaaataattgTCCATCTTTGCTgacaaatccaaaaataatTGTCAAAAGTTGGATAAGAAGTGAATGAGAAACCCTGGTCAGGCTCTAAAGTGCCGTGATATGGATTCGTGAATTGAGAAGTCAGTCTCTCACTGGAAATTGTCCAAAGTGAGGCAGAAGAATAGCATCCCTATGTGAGGTGGTTTTCGTCATCCTCGTTGGTCACCAAAGGTTTAAACGGATGTTTGACCAGGCTACGTGTTAAGTCTGTGGTTCCTGTGACAACGACTGAGAATGAGTCCCATAATATGGACCTGGAGCTGTCTCCCACAACCTCATTTATCTCTGCTAAAACCACAGGAGTACCACCATGTCAGCAGAACATTGGTTAATGTTTCATCTGATAGCTGCAGGTTGGTCAAGCGCACTAAATGTAGTAGAGATTAATCACTCTCGGCTGGTGTTATTCCTTCTGGAAGGACATCACACACAGCATTTCATGCAGCATAAAACTTAAGTTATGACGTTATGAACAAGGTATAAATTCATGATACTCTCAGTGTTATAAGCAGGGGATAAACAGAGATTTAGGTTGATATCATTGAAATGAAAAAGTTTTAATATGCACTACTGTGCAAGGCTTAAGCATTCATATTAAGCAAcatatttatatgaatttttATTGTGCCTATTTTATACTTACTGCCTTAGTGTATATgtagaaaagaataaaagattttcaaacattctttttttccccaaaataaaaaatcagtgttACAAAGATTGTTGTTAAGTAATAGAACATCTGTAAGGAATAACATGGCAGGCCAGACCAGGTCAGGTAATacaggtgtgtttttttcccctagaACAGCACCACTCAACAGCAAGGcctgaagtgtgttattccttttatacctgAGTGATTTGCCAACAATTCGAATTTTAAACGAATTAATGAAAAGCGTATCacatgtttaatgtttacatttaatattcattGAGACAAGGTCATTCCTGATATCACTTACAATTACTTCCCCTATAAACAGTCActgcctttattttttttctctctcatgaagttaataaggcaCAAAATGCATCTTTTTATGTTGTGGAGAAACCGGAAAGCACAAGTGTTCACAGCTCCGTGCCGAAAGACTATCCCAAGTGAAACACTTACTGACTGTAAAAcaagcagggatattatctacAGAGACAGAAGAACTGTAGCAGGATGTTGCTCCGCCCCCTCGCCACCCAGTatgaaaataaatctttttctttctttctttctttcttttttgtttgttgttgttgttttgttttttttaccaacaAGGCGTCATTTAGTGTAAAAGTGGTAACTAGAGATTTAATAACCATACAATCTGTAAAACACAGTTTTCAAAATGATAAAAACTTAACTGGTCTGAGGATTGGTTTCACTGAGAATAAAGAATAGCGAATTCAGCTTTATTAAATGCAAttaaaaaattccaaaaaagcGGCAAATCAAATACCCCACAAACACTACGATTTCACTGTTTTACTGTGTATTTACATGGAAAAGAGTGCCACTGGAGCATACCAAAAatgtgcaaataaaataaagtaaaaagaaGGGCTTAATACGACCTTGCTAAACTCTGAAAGTACACACCCGAGGAAAGCGCCTCACAATGCAAATTTCTTTTCAGCTGCCTACATTTCAAACAAACACGTTCAGAGAAATGCAAATGCAGGATGCCTGAAAATTCTTATTCTTTggtaaaaaatcttttttaaaaaaggagatTTGTTGAATTTTATTGTATAATGTTACATCATCAATTACTTCAACAATCCTCACAGAATAATGAGCTGTTTGTGTTGACTACTGAATAAAGCAGTTTTTGTGATTCTCTGTATAACCTTATCAAAGTTGGGACCTAATGTACAGTTGGTAATAAGGCACAAGAGGACACTGTAAAACGGCGCACGTCTATTAGTGGGTATAAATTCACCTGACAGGCAGTTTATAGTGGAACAAGTCGTGTAAAGGAAAGTGCTAATCATATTTTACGGGAATCACTTTTATACCGAGCAGATAGTGGGGAAAGAAATCGATTAAACAACATGCtaggaaaataaaacacaaatgaaatccATCATTTGATGACTCGAGTAAACAGGTCGCAGATCTTGGCAGGGTGACAGACATCCGATCCAGTTAGTGCTATGTGATAGCTTGTGAAAACATTTGCTCAGTTCGGATAAGTGCCTTCAGCAGTGATATATGCTGCTGCTAGGCTACTGTCTATTGCTGAGACATTCAAGCTCATTTACAGAATGTCCCTGTCCATTAGTGACAAAAACACTAAAGGAAAGTTTAGACCAAGAAGCtaacaattatatataaataactgtCTCCGTGTATATTCTGACTTCAGTTCAGTCCAAGTCAAAATGCACTGCGATGAAACACATTTGTTAGACAAACCCTTGTGCATTGTGCTTATCTTGATCAAATCGATCCAACCTTATTTTGGTGCCATTCCTGAAAGAAAAGGAACAGAGACACAGTGataagtagtaataataataataataataataataataataataattattattattattattattattattattattattattattattattattattattattatttgtgtgtgtgtgtgtgtgtgtgtgtgtgtgtgtgtgtgtgtattagagagGCCATTAGATGTACTATGGAAAGTGTAAAGAGTTCAGTGGAGACACATTAGCACTTCAGTGTTTTAAACAccatctgttctctctctctctctctctctctctctctctctctctctctctctctcactctctctcacacacacacacacattcataaatGTATACCTACATACAGGACAGTCGATATGACATTTGAAGAAAGACAAAATAATGACGTAATGTGACCTGAGTgttggagtgtgtgagagtgaagaGGGAAATAACTGATCACAATATTTCTAATAATTCACATATTGGGACTACTGTAAATTTCCATTCCAAGAAAGTAATCCAAGAGTTGCTTTCAGACACATCCTTATATAGGAGGAGACAGTCTTTatcaaattattattcatttagtttTGAAGTGGGGAAAAGAGAAAGACGCATTTGGTTGACTTCTACTAGTTTACTGTTTTAGGCAAATCATAGGAAATCCTTAATATCAATCCAGTGTTTTACTCCAGTCCCCACTGATCATCGCCATGGCACACCTTACTCACACATGCAAAGCAGAAAGACTTTCTGTCCAGAGACTCAGACACCCTGTATTCTTATACCATACACTACATCCTTCTCTAGGTAATAACCATGGAAAAGTTTTGAACAAAATGGAAATGATAAACAATTGTAAACTAAATGACAAACACtttaaggcccttaaccctgaactgctcatttgtataaatgaCATAAAGGTGTGCCGCTCTGGATAAAATGAAGCCTCATAAAATGAAGCTGTGGTATAGTAGTATTATAGGAACATCTGGCATGTTTAATATGTTAGATTTTCTGTCATTTCAAACAGGAtcggggcacacggtggcttagtggcatGCTCGCCCCACACTgccagggctgggggttcagttcccgcctctgccctgtgtgtgcggagattGCATATACTCCCCATGCTCCTGGTACTCCAGGCATCttatccaaagacatgcatggtaggctgattggcatgtccaaagtgtctgtagtgtatgcatgggtgtgtgaatgtgtatgtgattgtgccctgcaatggattggcaccctgtccagggtgtaccccgccttgtgcccgatgttccctgggataggctccaggttccccgtgacccagctggataagcggtatagaagatggatggaaatggaGTATTGATCAAGGAACCCACTGTCCTCCACTAGTGATcacaattaattaaatatataataaattatatggTGTCTGACAAGTACATCAGCACACCTCAACCTCAAGACTCTGATGGTCCTTGTTTAAACTATTAATGTTTATCCAGAGAACTTGTGTGAGTTGTATATGATGAAAAGTAGTAGCGAATGTAGGGCTGGATCTCTGGGAGGGggcactgagtgtgtgtgtatgtatgtctgtatgtatgtatgtattcaatgtgtgtgtgtgtgcatgtgtccaTGCATAACCGCTCAATGGAAAGTAATATAAAAGAGGTCACTGTGCACTGTGAGTTCACTGAGACACTGTAACAGCACttcagcggtttagacgctgtcacccccccccccacacacacacacacgtgtgttcGAATATATACAGGACAATCTATATAGTGTTTGAAGAAAGACAAAATAAAGAGGTAATGTGAAATGCCAAACCTGAGTgttggagtgtgtgagagtg
Proteins encoded:
- the LOC108270190 gene encoding potassium channel subfamily K member 16 is translated as MAQLQVTGARFSWTTLLALSQFTYLLLGATVFQLLEKEAESQNRNQFQMDKLNFLANYTCLDGPALEKFVKVILDARESGVNPSGNSTNPSNWDFGSSFFFAGTVVTTIGYGNLSPTTYPGQVFCVFYALCGIPLNLAFLNQLSKCLSLHLGRLENRMMSMVPHKQCVEVLAVALFLLMGSLLFLIFPPVIFSYVEGWSYGEGFYYAFITLSTIGFGDYVVGNGQDKQNVSVYRCLAAVWIIFALAWLALLLNIGARIMEHFLGLKQPPITSRDERRSSVRKQDEGRSTPENQPQETEKEKGFFKIRMV